From Paenibacillus sp. GP183, one genomic window encodes:
- a CDS encoding carbohydrate ABC transporter permease has product MSEGMSRRLYSVLSWIVLGVLAVYFLFPIYMALINSFKSQAEIYKFVLKLPSSLNFKNYVDAFTKGNLLKAGLNTVIVTVTGIVGIIACSSLAGYKLSRTRGRLSGAIFTLFVASMLIPFQTIMVTLTKMARDLKLQGSPLGLGIVCAGLGVNMAIFLYHGFVKGIPRELDESASIDGCGEWRAYFTIIFPLLLPITFTIIVLNLLWLWNDFLLPLLLLNDYHAYTLVLAINMFFGKYTSDWPLILASLVISSVPIIVIFAVFQRWIIQGITEGAVKG; this is encoded by the coding sequence ATGAGTGAAGGTATGAGTAGACGCCTGTATTCGGTGTTATCATGGATCGTGCTCGGGGTGCTGGCGGTATACTTCCTGTTCCCGATTTACATGGCCCTGATCAACTCCTTCAAGTCGCAAGCGGAAATTTACAAATTCGTTCTGAAGCTGCCCTCCTCCCTGAACTTTAAAAATTACGTCGATGCCTTCACGAAAGGCAATCTGCTGAAAGCAGGATTGAATACGGTTATCGTCACGGTTACCGGGATTGTCGGCATCATCGCCTGCAGCTCCCTCGCCGGGTACAAGCTGTCCCGTACGCGCGGGCGGCTGAGTGGAGCGATCTTTACGTTGTTCGTCGCATCGATGCTCATTCCTTTCCAGACGATCATGGTCACCTTGACCAAGATGGCCCGTGATCTGAAACTTCAAGGCTCGCCGCTGGGGCTCGGCATCGTCTGCGCCGGCCTAGGCGTCAATATGGCGATTTTCCTATACCACGGCTTTGTGAAGGGGATTCCGCGGGAACTGGACGAGTCCGCGAGCATCGACGGTTGCGGGGAATGGCGGGCGTACTTCACCATCATCTTTCCGCTGCTGCTGCCGATTACTTTCACCATTATCGTGCTGAACCTGCTGTGGCTCTGGAATGACTTCCTACTCCCGCTGCTGCTGCTTAACGATTATCACGCCTACACGCTCGTGCTGGCGATCAATATGTTTTTCGGAAAGTACACATCGGACTGGCCGCTGATTCTGGCTTCGCTCGTGATATCCTCAGTTCCCATCATCGTCATCTTCGCAGTTTTCCAGCGGTGGATTATCCAGGGTATTACGGAAGGCGCGGTCAAAGGCTGA
- a CDS encoding LLM class flavin-dependent oxidoreductase: protein MEIGVSTFVETSPDVETGEVMSHAQRLREVVEEIVLADQVGLDVFGVGEHHRKDYAASSPAIVLAAAASQTKRIRLTSAVTVLSSADPVRVFQDFATLDGISNGRAEIMAGRGSFIESFPLFGYDLNDYDELFDEKLELLLKIRESEMVTWKGGHRPAINHLGVYPRPVQNPLPVWIGSGGNTESVIRAGLLGLPLVLAIIGGSPLQFAPLVQLYKKAAAHAGHDEMQLLVASHSHGFIAEETQVAADKFFPSTQASMNKIGRERGWGHYDRTSFDAACTFEGALYVGDPETVARKIIHLRKHVGITRFLLHVPVGTMRHEDVMRAIELLGTEVAPRVREDISRWEAENEAKQ from the coding sequence GTGGAGATAGGTGTGAGCACATTTGTAGAGACATCGCCGGACGTTGAAACCGGTGAGGTAATGAGTCATGCCCAGCGATTGCGAGAGGTAGTCGAGGAAATTGTACTTGCAGATCAGGTGGGGTTGGATGTATTTGGCGTGGGCGAGCATCATCGGAAAGATTATGCGGCGTCTTCTCCTGCAATCGTGCTGGCTGCGGCTGCTTCACAGACGAAACGAATACGGTTGACTAGTGCGGTCACAGTGCTTTCTTCTGCCGATCCGGTGCGCGTGTTTCAGGATTTTGCTACGCTCGACGGGATCTCGAACGGACGCGCAGAGATCATGGCAGGCCGAGGATCTTTTATCGAATCCTTTCCGTTGTTTGGATATGATTTAAATGATTACGATGAGCTGTTCGATGAGAAGCTGGAGCTGTTGTTGAAAATACGGGAATCCGAGATGGTCACCTGGAAAGGCGGACATCGGCCGGCGATTAATCATCTGGGCGTGTATCCGCGTCCGGTTCAAAATCCTTTGCCTGTATGGATTGGCAGCGGGGGCAATACGGAATCTGTTATCCGCGCAGGCCTGCTCGGACTGCCGCTTGTTCTAGCTATTATTGGAGGCAGTCCCCTGCAGTTTGCGCCGCTCGTGCAGCTTTATAAGAAAGCGGCAGCTCACGCAGGTCATGATGAAATGCAGCTCCTGGTTGCTTCCCACTCGCACGGTTTCATTGCGGAAGAGACCCAGGTTGCAGCCGACAAGTTTTTTCCTTCCACCCAGGCAAGCATGAATAAGATTGGACGGGAGCGGGGCTGGGGGCATTATGACCGTACAAGCTTCGATGCCGCGTGCACCTTTGAAGGAGCACTGTACGTAGGCGATCCGGAGACGGTTGCCCGGAAAATCATTCACCTTCGCAAGCACGTAGGCATCACACGCTTTCTGCTGCACGTACCGGTTGGTACGATGCGTCATGAGGACGTGATGAGAGCTATTGAACTGCTGGGAACAGAGGTAGCGCCGCGAGTTCGTGAAGATATATCCAGATGGGAAGCCGAGAACGAAGCGAAGCAGTAA
- a CDS encoding GtrA family protein — protein sequence MKFIHFRQDVLQFARFSLIGAMNGALDLIVLNLLLQEWGHANAWDLILANSLAYSVAVLNSYVWNARLTFRRESSFNTREKAFFAAQALVSLLISNGVFLLFSYLLGLFILPLWLVHNGAKGISMALSSLCSFFFMKIYVFKGKREPI from the coding sequence ATGAAATTCATTCATTTCAGGCAGGACGTTCTTCAGTTCGCCCGCTTCAGCCTCATCGGAGCCATGAACGGCGCCCTTGATTTAATTGTGTTGAACTTACTGCTGCAGGAATGGGGGCATGCGAACGCGTGGGACCTGATTCTCGCCAACTCGCTGGCCTACTCGGTCGCAGTTTTGAACAGCTACGTCTGGAACGCTCGATTGACGTTCCGGCGGGAATCGTCCTTCAACACTAGAGAGAAGGCGTTTTTCGCCGCCCAAGCGCTGGTGAGCCTTCTGATCAGCAACGGCGTCTTCTTGCTGTTTTCATACCTGCTCGGCCTATTCATTCTTCCGCTATGGCTCGTTCATAACGGCGCCAAAGGTATCTCGATGGCGCTTTCCTCGCTTTGCAGCTTTTTCTTCATGAAGATTTACGTGTTCAAAGGCAAGCGTGAACCTATTTGA
- a CDS encoding glycosyltransferase family 1 protein: MKIAIITETFLPSTDGIVTRLSAAIRWLQQQGHHVTVIAPDLGVYEFNGVKIEGIPARPFFLYPSKQLAMPNRKVGALLRRLRPDLVHVVNPAVLGVAGIYYSRKLRLPMIASYHTQIPKYADYYRLPFLKPILWWWFRLLHNRADLNLCTSQSVLAELNDHGFRNVHLWKRGVDTERFGPRHRNVDMRGLLSGSQPGQTVMLYVGRLAAEKGIEQIRDVLNASPKICLALVGDGPHRTILETYFRGTNTVFTGFLHGESLAQAYASADLFVFPSTTETLGLVILEAMASGLPVVASKSGPTCEQIEDGVTGVLFDADHPGALAEAIASLSESGLRERISSNAYAAAGQVSWKEPSEQLLGYYEDVLLKKKGTP, from the coding sequence ATGAAGATTGCCATCATAACCGAAACCTTTTTACCGTCCACGGACGGCATCGTCACCCGGCTGAGCGCTGCCATCCGCTGGCTTCAGCAGCAAGGCCATCACGTGACAGTCATCGCGCCTGACCTGGGCGTCTATGAATTCAATGGCGTCAAGATCGAAGGAATCCCTGCACGCCCGTTCTTTCTATACCCCAGCAAGCAGCTGGCGATGCCGAACCGGAAGGTCGGAGCCCTGCTGCGCCGGCTTCGCCCTGACCTGGTGCACGTCGTCAACCCGGCGGTCTTGGGTGTGGCGGGAATTTATTACAGTCGCAAGCTGCGGTTGCCAATGATCGCTTCTTATCATACGCAAATTCCAAAATACGCCGATTACTACCGACTTCCGTTCCTGAAGCCGATCCTCTGGTGGTGGTTCCGGTTGCTGCACAACAGGGCCGATTTGAACCTGTGCACTTCACAATCGGTGCTGGCCGAGCTGAACGATCATGGATTCCGCAACGTTCATTTGTGGAAACGTGGGGTTGATACGGAGAGATTCGGACCGAGGCATCGGAATGTGGACATGCGCGGCTTACTGTCCGGCAGCCAGCCCGGCCAAACCGTAATGCTCTATGTCGGGCGGCTCGCCGCCGAGAAAGGGATCGAGCAAATTCGGGATGTGTTGAACGCTTCCCCTAAGATCTGCCTCGCGCTCGTCGGTGACGGTCCGCACAGGACTATTTTGGAAACCTATTTTCGCGGCACGAACACGGTCTTTACCGGCTTCCTTCACGGCGAGTCGTTGGCACAAGCTTACGCTTCCGCCGACCTGTTTGTTTTCCCGTCAACGACCGAGACGCTTGGTCTTGTGATTCTGGAGGCAATGGCTTCAGGGCTGCCGGTCGTAGCGAGCAAAAGCGGACCTACTTGCGAGCAGATCGAGGATGGTGTAACGGGCGTGCTGTTCGACGCGGACCATCCCGGAGCTCTGGCGGAAGCGATAGCCTCATTGTCCGAGTCCGGTCTGCGGGAAAGGATTTCGAGCAACGCATACGCGGCGGCCGGACAAGTGAGCTGGAAAGAACCCTCTGAACAGCTGCTCGGTTATTATGAGGATGTGCTTCTAAAGAAGAAGGGGACCCCATGA
- a CDS encoding NAD-dependent epimerase/dehydratase family protein, with product MRIVIAGGDGFCGWPTALYLSKKGHEVTIIDNLIRRKWDDELSSNSLTPIASLKDRIASWRNLTGQEIRLYFGDLNHYDFLRTALEQTRPEAFVHFAEQRSAPYSMIDREHAVFTQVNNVVGTLNVIYGIREIVPDCHLIKLGTMGEYGTPNIDIEEGYIKIVHNGREDVLPYPKQPGSMYHLSKVHDSHNLMFACRIWGMRATDLNQGVVYGLHTDETLMDPTLVNRLDYDGVFGTALNRFLVQAAIGHDLTVYGEGGQTRGFLNIRDTIRCIEIAAEHPADLGEFRVFNQFTEEFSVMDLAEKVRKVAQQEGLNVRIARLDNPRVEKEKHYYNARNTKLMELGLEPHLLTDEVLRDILLTAGRHKDRILAQNVLPQVTWK from the coding sequence ATGAGAATCGTGATTGCTGGTGGAGACGGATTTTGCGGTTGGCCGACGGCTTTGTATTTATCGAAAAAAGGACATGAAGTCACGATTATCGATAACCTAATTCGTCGCAAGTGGGATGACGAGCTGAGCTCCAATTCTCTTACGCCGATCGCCTCGCTGAAGGATCGGATCGCAAGTTGGAGAAACCTGACCGGGCAAGAGATAAGGCTCTATTTCGGCGACTTGAACCATTATGATTTTCTGAGAACCGCTCTAGAACAAACCCGTCCGGAAGCCTTCGTGCACTTCGCGGAGCAGCGCTCCGCTCCATATTCGATGATAGATCGGGAGCATGCCGTATTTACCCAGGTCAACAACGTAGTCGGCACGCTTAACGTCATTTATGGGATAAGAGAAATCGTTCCGGACTGCCATCTGATCAAGCTTGGTACAATGGGGGAATATGGTACCCCGAATATCGATATCGAAGAAGGTTATATCAAAATCGTCCACAACGGCCGGGAAGACGTTCTTCCCTATCCGAAGCAGCCCGGTTCCATGTACCACCTCTCAAAGGTTCATGACAGCCACAACCTGATGTTTGCCTGCAGAATTTGGGGCATGCGCGCGACTGACTTGAATCAAGGCGTTGTCTACGGCCTGCATACCGACGAGACATTGATGGATCCAACGCTCGTCAACCGGCTCGACTACGACGGCGTGTTCGGTACTGCGCTGAACCGTTTCCTCGTCCAAGCCGCGATCGGCCATGATTTGACGGTTTACGGGGAAGGCGGCCAGACCCGAGGGTTTCTGAACATCCGCGATACGATCCGCTGCATCGAGATAGCCGCAGAGCACCCGGCAGATCTTGGGGAGTTCCGGGTATTCAACCAATTCACGGAGGAGTTCTCGGTGATGGATCTCGCTGAGAAGGTGCGCAAGGTGGCGCAGCAGGAAGGTTTGAACGTGAGAATCGCCCGCCTGGACAACCCGCGCGTCGAGAAGGAGAAGCATTACTATAATGCCAGAAACACGAAGCTGATGGAGCTCGGGCTGGAGCCGCACCTGCTGACAGACGAGGTACTGAGGGACATTCTGCTTACCGCCGGCCGGCATAAGGATCGCATCCTGGCTCAGAACGTCCTGCCTCAAGTAACCTGGAAGTAG
- a CDS encoding DUF2920 family protein, whose product MSREYDFRIQGHPSIYTKHRKPRKLNIFFSEPEQGVNKDTGILLLIAGYLHFSQMYLDMRKELSDKHNLIVVQCDYFGWEFMQRFEKETIHPKNETLDYFNDMSVMQALDNISALNAVIQIIWDNGYHFNTKKIVIYGNSHGAYLAHLVNAFMPNVANMIIDNSSYLFPFYLDHDQIQMIDSNNTKKLLKIPAFIKKLKIDRKIIDLTFLYDQFANTSYLVVLQGEKDPIVSYKEKQSFFNKINYCSFILVDKSNIDGHLFDSDYHGVSRDENFLVSRILESSSFGESNELILKSKEYKTDQFIYKFDYTNFLPKLIIKTFCLSSIFNFDWIEEFCLGALSY is encoded by the coding sequence TTGTCTAGAGAGTATGATTTTCGAATCCAAGGCCACCCAAGTATTTATACTAAGCATAGGAAGCCGCGTAAGTTAAATATATTTTTTTCGGAACCAGAACAAGGAGTAAATAAGGATACAGGTATTTTATTATTGATCGCTGGTTACCTTCATTTCTCGCAAATGTATCTGGACATGCGAAAAGAATTGTCTGATAAGCATAATTTAATTGTAGTTCAGTGCGATTATTTTGGTTGGGAATTTATGCAGCGATTTGAAAAAGAAACCATACATCCAAAAAATGAAACATTAGATTACTTTAATGACATGTCTGTAATGCAGGCCCTCGATAACATATCTGCCCTAAATGCCGTTATCCAGATCATTTGGGATAATGGATATCATTTTAATACAAAAAAAATCGTTATATACGGTAATTCTCACGGTGCTTATTTGGCACATTTAGTTAATGCTTTCATGCCGAATGTAGCCAATATGATTATCGATAACTCTAGCTATTTGTTTCCCTTTTATTTGGATCATGATCAGATACAAATGATAGATAGTAACAATACAAAAAAACTATTAAAAATACCAGCATTCATTAAAAAACTTAAAATTGACAGAAAGATTATTGATTTAACATTCCTTTATGATCAATTTGCTAATACTAGCTATTTGGTTGTGCTGCAAGGGGAAAAAGATCCTATTGTCTCATATAAGGAAAAACAATCATTTTTTAATAAAATCAATTACTGTTCCTTTATATTGGTCGACAAGAGTAATATTGATGGCCATTTATTCGATTCAGATTATCATGGGGTAAGCAGAGATGAAAATTTTTTGGTCAGTCGAATTTTGGAGAGCAGCTCGTTCGGGGAATCGAATGAATTAATCTTGAAAAGTAAAGAATATAAGACAGATCAATTTATCTATAAATTTGATTACACCAACTTTCTTCCAAAATTAATAATTAAGACGTTCTGTTTAAGTTCGATATTTAATTTCGACTGGATAGAAGAATTTTGTCTTGGGGCTCTATCCTACTAG
- a CDS encoding PAS domain S-box protein produces MTTKSAGEKILFLFDYIVNLSIFSLLVSTPLVIRSYINHQPLKQLRLWVGVYAGIVSVILVMLSVQQQGYSYDIRYAPVILVFAFLGPAAGLITGSFALITRLFTSGNWSPAIMGWVLIMVVFSILHVYILRFTPLKRSAVLFGSFIGLYITTVISFHILEDKPLFHLQYLLFVMLGVILGALLIESNERLRRIITEKKYMEKTLEASESQYQLIAENTSDLIMVMDKDHSVSYFSPSHELALGYPCLELEGIGLSELVHSDDRRMFGSTIKRMFENKESHSMEFRFKHKEGQWIEFESRCKPVRGDGGMIEHIVMISRDISERKKAEECLLQSEKLSIVGELAAGVAHEIRNPLIGCFVSRRGFGRR; encoded by the coding sequence ATGACAACAAAGAGCGCGGGTGAGAAAATATTGTTTCTGTTTGACTACATCGTTAATCTATCCATTTTTTCACTCTTAGTCAGTACGCCTCTCGTCATCCGTTCGTATATCAATCATCAACCTCTTAAGCAGCTGCGCCTTTGGGTAGGCGTTTATGCTGGGATTGTTTCTGTTATCCTCGTAATGTTGTCGGTCCAGCAGCAAGGTTATTCTTACGACATCCGATATGCCCCTGTCATCCTGGTTTTTGCCTTTCTTGGACCAGCAGCAGGATTAATTACCGGGAGTTTTGCCTTAATCACTAGACTGTTTACAAGCGGCAATTGGTCTCCGGCCATTATGGGTTGGGTATTAATCATGGTTGTTTTCTCCATTTTGCATGTATATATTTTACGGTTTACACCTCTTAAAAGAAGCGCGGTTCTATTTGGATCCTTTATTGGTCTTTATATAACTACTGTAATTTCTTTTCATATTTTAGAAGATAAACCGCTCTTTCATCTGCAGTACTTATTATTTGTAATGTTAGGCGTAATCCTAGGGGCATTACTCATTGAATCCAATGAGAGGCTCCGCAGAATCATTACAGAAAAAAAGTATATGGAGAAAACACTGGAAGCAAGTGAGTCCCAATATCAGCTCATTGCCGAGAACACATCCGATCTGATTATGGTTATGGACAAAGACCACTCCGTTAGTTACTTCTCTCCTTCCCATGAGCTCGCTTTGGGTTATCCATGCTTGGAGTTGGAAGGCATTGGATTAAGCGAGTTGGTACATTCAGACGATAGGAGGATGTTTGGGAGTACGATAAAGAGGATGTTTGAAAATAAAGAATCGCATTCCATGGAATTCCGGTTCAAACACAAGGAAGGCCAATGGATCGAATTCGAGTCCCGCTGCAAGCCAGTTAGGGGAGACGGGGGGATGATCGAGCATATCGTCATGATCAGCCGGGATATCTCCGAGCGCAAAAAAGCGGAAGAGTGCCTTTTGCAATCAGAAAAGCTGTCTATTGTCGGGGAGCTGGCAGCCGGAGTGGCCCATGAAATTCGAAATCCGCTAATTGGTTGCTTTGTTTCTCGTCGGGGCTTCGGACGTCGTTAG
- a CDS encoding carboxymuconolactone decarboxylase family protein: protein MEMRMNYYETNPEALQALLALEKFASSTGIDRNLYELIKIRASQINGCAFCIDMHAKDLLESGESLDRILLLTVWCEVPIYSEKERAAIELTECVTRLSESGVPKEVYDNVRAHFDEKQFVDLIMAINAINCWNRIGISTGMFPGCMIK from the coding sequence ATGGAAATGAGAATGAACTATTACGAGACAAATCCCGAAGCTTTACAAGCGCTGCTGGCTCTGGAGAAATTTGCGTCTAGCACCGGAATCGACAGGAATTTGTATGAGCTAATCAAAATTCGCGCTTCGCAAATCAACGGTTGCGCCTTTTGCATCGACATGCATGCCAAAGATTTATTGGAATCCGGCGAGAGCCTGGATCGGATCTTACTTCTGACCGTGTGGTGCGAAGTTCCTATTTATTCAGAGAAAGAGCGGGCAGCAATCGAGCTGACCGAATGCGTGACCCGACTTTCTGAGTCAGGAGTGCCAAAGGAGGTTTACGACAATGTACGCGCACATTTCGATGAAAAGCAATTCGTTGACCTGATTATGGCTATTAATGCAATCAACTGCTGGAACCGCATTGGCATCTCGACAGGCATGTTCCCGGGGTGTATGATCAAATAA
- a CDS encoding sigma-70 family RNA polymerase sigma factor, which translates to MKIAELNPEDWNAGQLYQSYKPYLMAVAYRMLGSVSEAEDVVQDMFVYLQAPPADPIQHVKAYLGKIVTNRCLNVLKSAKKRKETYLGPWLPEPLSLSEDYNPLEVVERSDTISYAFMILLESLSPVERAIYDLREAFVYDYKDIADMVDKSEANCRKIYSRARKRMESADAGISERMLFGLEKQLVKRFVDAFKKGAIPELMKLLTEDSVFFSDGGGKVRAAINPIVTRSRIATLLNVLSTNKLKDASVQEVKMNGGIGLLFIQGGSVVGTIAFDWNLVTYELHRLYTVLNPDKLRHIRVT; encoded by the coding sequence ATGAAGATTGCTGAGCTAAATCCTGAAGATTGGAACGCAGGTCAGTTGTATCAATCTTATAAGCCTTATCTTATGGCAGTTGCTTATCGGATGCTTGGCTCTGTCTCCGAAGCGGAGGACGTTGTTCAGGACATGTTCGTCTATCTGCAAGCCCCTCCGGCCGATCCGATCCAACATGTCAAAGCCTACTTGGGCAAAATAGTCACAAACCGCTGTCTCAACGTTCTGAAATCGGCAAAAAAGAGGAAGGAAACCTACCTCGGACCGTGGCTGCCTGAGCCATTGAGTCTTTCGGAGGATTACAATCCTCTTGAAGTTGTCGAACGCAGCGATACGATATCGTACGCCTTTATGATTTTGCTTGAGTCTCTTTCCCCTGTAGAGAGGGCGATTTACGATTTGCGTGAGGCTTTCGTATACGACTATAAAGACATCGCCGATATGGTCGACAAATCCGAGGCGAACTGCCGCAAGATCTACAGCCGGGCTAGAAAAAGAATGGAGAGCGCTGACGCCGGAATAAGCGAGCGTATGCTTTTCGGCCTGGAGAAACAGCTTGTAAAGCGATTTGTCGACGCCTTCAAGAAGGGAGCCATCCCGGAGCTAATGAAGCTGCTAACAGAAGACTCAGTGTTCTTCTCCGATGGTGGAGGGAAAGTGCGGGCAGCTATTAATCCGATTGTCACCCGTTCTCGGATTGCGACTTTGTTGAACGTGCTCTCAACGAATAAGCTTAAGGATGCCTCGGTGCAAGAGGTTAAGATGAACGGAGGCATAGGCCTTCTGTTTATCCAGGGCGGATCCGTTGTGGGGACGATCGCCTTTGATTGGAACCTGGTAACGTACGAGCTCCACCGGCTTTATACCGTTCTGAATCCTGATAAGTTGAGGCATATTCGTGTTACGTAA
- a CDS encoding ParM/StbA family protein — translation MAKQDILTTTINLSIDNGSSHVKGIYDDLSRTFIFPNVVAQPFGERYLLMEQGEPLDFLDVQITSPAIETDQYRHVYVGNLAIGDEGIVHEIVGDKAVQKKAQRPETMVTLLTAAAYAIAMKHEDAIKSGKSRIKAAVNLGTGLPIREITHFREEFSRKITGGVHSITFVTTPLFKGVTVEMEFSLPTDISIDDVSGVYDMEATSKSQLSHKGFGIADVGGVDMDIAFFRPGLDLDQRHSTGAKIYLNDALESIRNEVNAHGEELIGSTAELTKMLVSKEYEIYAEGKVAFDMTNLVNRHMRILAEKVLKYARNSWKNVRYANEFWFIGGGAIVLQPWIEKLNAELGLPIRFDKTEYSQFRNVRGTFFLLDHALKHADEAAASIENEKGSEGGSGSD, via the coding sequence ATGGCAAAGCAAGATATTCTTACCACAACCATCAATCTGTCCATTGATAACGGGAGCAGTCATGTTAAAGGAATATATGACGATTTGAGCCGCACTTTTATTTTCCCTAATGTGGTGGCACAACCATTTGGGGAGCGTTATTTATTAATGGAACAAGGAGAACCCCTGGATTTTTTAGATGTTCAGATCACATCTCCTGCAATCGAAACTGATCAATACCGTCATGTCTATGTGGGTAATTTAGCGATCGGCGATGAAGGTATTGTTCATGAAATCGTAGGAGATAAAGCGGTTCAAAAGAAGGCACAGAGACCCGAGACGATGGTTACTCTCCTAACGGCGGCGGCATATGCTATTGCTATGAAACATGAGGATGCCATTAAAAGTGGGAAGAGTCGCATTAAGGCAGCGGTAAACTTAGGAACAGGGTTGCCCATAAGAGAAATCACTCATTTCCGCGAAGAATTTAGTCGAAAAATTACTGGAGGCGTTCACTCCATTACATTTGTTACAACACCATTATTCAAAGGAGTAACGGTGGAGATGGAGTTCTCGCTTCCTACGGATATTAGCATTGATGATGTGTCTGGTGTATATGATATGGAGGCCACTTCAAAATCACAGTTATCACATAAGGGCTTTGGTATTGCGGATGTAGGTGGTGTGGATATGGATATCGCATTTTTTAGACCGGGTTTAGATCTGGACCAACGGCATTCAACAGGTGCCAAAATCTACTTAAACGATGCTTTGGAAAGCATACGTAATGAGGTCAATGCCCATGGAGAAGAGTTAATTGGCAGCACAGCAGAACTGACTAAAATGCTCGTCAGCAAGGAATATGAAATTTACGCAGAAGGTAAGGTTGCGTTTGATATGACCAACCTTGTAAACCGCCACATGCGCATATTGGCGGAAAAAGTGTTGAAATATGCACGTAATTCTTGGAAGAATGTCCGCTACGCCAACGAGTTTTGGTTTATCGGCGGTGGAGCAATTGTACTTCAACCTTGGATCGAGAAATTAAATGCCGAGTTGGGTTTACCAATCCGTTTCGATAAAACAGAGTATAGCCAATTCCGCAATGTCCGCGGAACTTTCTTTTTGCTCGATCATGCCTTGAAACATGCGGATGAAGCGGCGGCAAGCATTGAAAACGAGAAGGGGTCCGAAGGTGGGAGCGGATCTGATTGA